CAAAACAAAAGGAACCCAGACAATCCTTCTTCACGTCATCGCTCGCGGTAAGATTGCCCGCTCGCCCGAGGCTGATCTGGTTGCGCGGTATGAGAAACGGCTGACATGGCCGGTGAAGCTAACCGAACTGCCCGAAACAGGCGGCAAAATCCCTGATCCACAAGCGCCATACAAAGCCGTGCTTTTGGATGAGCGCGGGAAAGCGATGCCGTCTGAAAAGCTTGCGACAACTTTGGGTCGCTGGCGTGATGATGGCATGCGCGAAACCCGCTTTGTCCTGGGCGCGGCGGATGGCCATTCCGATGCAGAGCGAGCGGAAGCTGACCTGTTGCTCGCTTTCGGTCCGGCGACTTGGCCGCATCTGATGGCGCGCGCGATGTTGATGGAACAGCTCTACCGCGCGACAAGTATCCTTGCAGGACATCCCTATCATCGGGCAGGGTAGGATCATGGCGAGATCCACCGTGCCATTTGCCATTTTTGCTTGCGCTGCGCTGATCGCGGTGGGCGCCTTTGTGCCTATGGGAATAGCGCAGCGTGATGTTGGCGTGATGGAGCCTGATGAAGCGCAAGCACAGCTTGAAAGGGCCACACGCGAAGGCCAGCGCGCAGAGGCCCGGGCCGAGCGGCTTGCTCGCGAGGCCGAAAATGCGAGCGAGGCGGCAGACAAAACCGCGCGTGAGATCGCGTCGATGGCGGCGCGAATTCAGCGCGCTGAAGCCGATATTGCAGCGGCCCGGGCTCGTTATTCGCTCGCGCAGACCGACCGGGCTGCTTTGTCCGACCGATTGTCCAAACGCCAGGAACCGCTCGTGCGGCTTACAGGCGCGCTGCAGACCACTGCGCGCCGTCCGCTATCGTTGTCTGCGCTGCAGCCAGGATCGTTGAAAGATCTAGTCTATGTCCGCGCGGTGCTCGACAGCGCGGTACCGCAAATTCGCGAGCGCACTGCGGCATTGCGCGGCGAGCTCGAAGAAGGTCGCCGGCTGGAACGGCGGGCGGCAAGCGCGCTCGAAAATCTGCGGCTTAAGGAGCAAGAACTGCAAGGCAAGCGCGAAGAGCTCGCCAGCCTCGAAGCGCAGCAAAGGCTGGCCTCACGAGATGCTCGCAGCAGTGCAACTCGGGAAAGCGAACGGGCGCTTGCCTTGGCCGAAGAGGCGCGTGATCTTGACGGGCTGATGGGGGACATAGACGCCGCAGCGGGATTGCGCCGCGAACTGGCTGCGCTCTCTGGCCCGGTTATGCGCCCGGCAAACTTGGGTGGCGGGTCGGCCAGCACGGTTCCGACCACACCTGATCCAACGCCTTCCGCGACACCTACAACGGCCTCGGTTCCGCCGCGTGATTTCCAATTGCCTGTTCAGGGTCGCACAATCGCCGGGTTCGGCGAGGAGCGTGATAGCGGCCTGCGCAGCACCGGCGTTTCGCTTGCTCCGGTCGCTGGCGCACAAGTCGTATCGCCTGCATCGGGCCGTGTGGCTTTCGCGGGGCCTTACCGCGGATATGGTAGCATTGTGATTATCGAGCATCCAGGCGGGTGGACCAGCCTTGTCACAGGTCTTGCCCGAATCAATGCCGAGGTCGGCGATGAAGTGATTGGCGGAAGCCCGCTGGGCGTGGCCGCGACCGAAGAACCTTCGATCACAATCGAGCTAAGGCGCGATGGTGAGGCGGTCAATCCGCTGCAATTCCTCAGATAGTCGGACGGTCTTGTTCATTCGCAGAGGATCGATTGCCCCGTCGCGGGACGGGTTTATGCCCGCGGAA
This region of Erythrobacter sp. F6033 genomic DNA includes:
- a CDS encoding 23S rRNA (pseudouridine(1915)-N(3))-methyltransferase RlmH; the encoded protein is MLLHVIARGKIARSPEADLVARYEKRLTWPVKLTELPETGGKIPDPQAPYKAVLLDERGKAMPSEKLATTLGRWRDDGMRETRFVLGAADGHSDAERAEADLLLAFGPATWPHLMARAMLMEQLYRATSILAGHPYHRAG
- a CDS encoding peptidoglycan DD-metalloendopeptidase family protein is translated as MARSTVPFAIFACAALIAVGAFVPMGIAQRDVGVMEPDEAQAQLERATREGQRAEARAERLAREAENASEAADKTAREIASMAARIQRAEADIAAARARYSLAQTDRAALSDRLSKRQEPLVRLTGALQTTARRPLSLSALQPGSLKDLVYVRAVLDSAVPQIRERTAALRGELEEGRRLERRAASALENLRLKEQELQGKREELASLEAQQRLASRDARSSATRESERALALAEEARDLDGLMGDIDAAAGLRRELAALSGPVMRPANLGGGSASTVPTTPDPTPSATPTTASVPPRDFQLPVQGRTIAGFGEERDSGLRSTGVSLAPVAGAQVVSPASGRVAFAGPYRGYGSIVIIEHPGGWTSLVTGLARINAEVGDEVIGGSPLGVAATEEPSITIELRRDGEAVNPLQFLR